Proteins co-encoded in one Candidatus Hydrogenedentota bacterium genomic window:
- a CDS encoding MBL fold metallo-hydrolase: protein MASDNYIKFMGTAGSRWVVARQLRASGGVYLHLCGKRVYLDPGPGAIVRCAQADPPIDPSYLDGIILTHSHIDHCSDVNILIDSMTGGGYNKGGTLFAPRACLEGEDRVVLSYLRPFLDEIVTIEPSHAYRLGDLVFTTSIPHQHGTDTFGVTLNIGETKLSFLVDTRYFPELPAAYAGSDVLVIYVTFLDPVPHPRIMHLCVDDVKEIVRSVRPRKAVLTHFGVSMLEAGPAHVARSLTDELGVEVVAAEDGMSLSL, encoded by the coding sequence ATGGCGAGCGATAATTACATCAAGTTCATGGGCACGGCGGGTTCCCGCTGGGTGGTCGCACGGCAGTTGCGCGCGTCCGGCGGCGTGTATCTCCATCTGTGCGGGAAGCGCGTGTATCTTGATCCCGGACCCGGCGCGATTGTGCGCTGCGCGCAGGCCGACCCGCCCATCGATCCGTCGTATCTCGATGGCATCATCCTCACGCACAGCCACATCGATCATTGCAGCGACGTGAATATTCTCATCGATTCGATGACAGGCGGCGGTTACAACAAGGGCGGCACGCTGTTCGCCCCGCGCGCGTGCCTCGAAGGCGAGGACCGCGTCGTGCTGAGTTACCTGCGGCCTTTCCTCGACGAGATCGTCACGATCGAGCCGTCCCACGCGTACCGTCTTGGCGACCTCGTATTTACGACGTCCATTCCACACCAGCACGGAACCGACACGTTCGGTGTCACGTTGAACATTGGCGAGACCAAGCTCTCGTTCCTCGTCGATACGCGATACTTTCCGGAACTGCCCGCGGCCTACGCGGGAAGCGACGTGCTCGTAATCTACGTTACGTTTCTCGACCCGGTTCCGCACCCGCGCATCATGCATTTGTGTGTCGACGACGTGAAGGAAATCGTCCGCAGCGTCCGGCCCCGCAAGGCTGTGCTCACGCATTTCGGCGTGAGTATGCTCGAAGCGGGGCCCGCGCACGTTGCGCGATCGTTGACGGACGAACTCGGCGTAGAGGTAGTTGCCGCGGAAGACGGAATGTCGCTCAGCCTATAG
- a CDS encoding serine/threonine protein kinase: MAEPGVQSVTSNQADAPTTPYTPNDISDKATFVDSFGDAADSFRLAAIGSMLDGRYRVRDVKGGPGRSGMGIVYIVDGDDGPYAAKTFQHHFARNLPLVQRFLREARTWMLTGFHPNIVHAYFIEIINAVPYLFMQYVEPDADGRLSLADYLRNGPVPLEQALDWAIQCCDGMAHATLSVPGLVHRDLKPENLLIAPDGTLKITDFGLVRCRSIEGLESLVDVSAINRPNITHVGSAFGTPAYMAPEQFAAADDVNETADIYAFGCCMYEAISGARVFTVEQSDNAIHHMMQLRRMHESQEPAPLRELVRNCPQDVDRIIMRCLEKSPHDRWQSFEELRIQFAFVQDNVLQLPIPARAYSEPTPDSVGRQLRSLTLLDGYHRAVRLQDLRDSQDTSPYAFHLALASYFRSAGEFDEERRQLEKAVNARTVNEGYEAARRLAELWLQEGEFSRADAVLDSFLSEDPRAIERLLEPAIGVRIVRQEFREAEELLDSQPPSLRTGLLRAALLRAQCRCVDAAQVWRGQVSAILASIAQKLGEVSKGDRVGWEVDGDADVLSRVLAIIAPECDTAPLRLAEHAVWPELDVYPDFSADMAWLSNALGELADNECVADSDEAERIAECAKLLGYPDRLPRHLTRDEQWFWDAADQI; this comes from the coding sequence ATGGCGGAGCCAGGCGTGCAGTCCGTCACTTCCAATCAGGCGGACGCCCCAACCACGCCCTATACACCCAACGACATCAGCGATAAGGCGACGTTCGTAGATTCGTTCGGCGACGCGGCGGACAGTTTTCGCCTCGCTGCAATCGGTTCGATGCTGGACGGCCGCTACCGCGTTCGCGACGTGAAAGGCGGGCCGGGCCGCAGTGGCATGGGGATCGTCTACATCGTCGATGGCGACGACGGACCGTACGCGGCCAAGACGTTTCAGCATCATTTCGCGCGGAACCTTCCGCTGGTGCAGCGCTTTCTTCGCGAGGCACGCACGTGGATGTTGACCGGATTCCATCCGAACATTGTCCATGCGTATTTCATCGAGATTATCAACGCGGTCCCCTACCTGTTCATGCAGTACGTCGAGCCGGACGCGGACGGCCGTCTTTCGTTGGCGGATTACTTGCGCAACGGGCCGGTCCCGCTCGAACAGGCGCTCGATTGGGCCATTCAGTGCTGCGACGGAATGGCGCATGCCACGCTGTCCGTGCCGGGCCTGGTCCACCGGGACCTCAAGCCCGAGAACCTGCTTATTGCGCCGGATGGTACGCTGAAGATCACGGACTTTGGTCTGGTGCGCTGCCGGTCGATTGAAGGATTGGAATCGCTCGTCGACGTCTCCGCGATCAATCGTCCGAACATTACGCACGTCGGGTCGGCATTTGGAACGCCTGCGTACATGGCACCCGAGCAGTTCGCCGCCGCGGACGACGTCAACGAAACTGCCGACATTTATGCGTTTGGATGTTGCATGTACGAGGCCATCTCGGGCGCGCGCGTGTTCACAGTCGAGCAGTCCGACAATGCAATTCACCATATGATGCAGTTGCGGCGCATGCATGAATCCCAGGAGCCGGCGCCGTTACGCGAACTCGTGCGCAACTGCCCGCAGGACGTGGACCGCATCATCATGCGCTGCCTCGAAAAGAGCCCACACGACCGCTGGCAGTCGTTCGAGGAATTGCGGATTCAATTCGCGTTCGTGCAGGACAACGTTCTGCAGTTGCCGATACCGGCCCGCGCGTACAGCGAGCCTACGCCGGACTCGGTTGGCCGCCAATTGCGCTCGCTGACCTTGCTCGACGGCTACCATCGCGCCGTCCGGCTGCAAGACTTGCGGGACAGCCAGGATACAAGTCCGTACGCATTTCACCTCGCGCTGGCGTCGTATTTCCGCAGCGCCGGCGAGTTCGACGAAGAGCGGCGCCAACTCGAGAAGGCGGTGAACGCGCGCACCGTGAACGAGGGCTACGAGGCCGCGCGGCGTTTGGCCGAGTTGTGGCTCCAGGAGGGGGAATTCAGCAGGGCGGACGCAGTGCTGGATTCCTTCCTGAGCGAAGACCCGCGCGCGATCGAACGATTGCTCGAACCCGCCATCGGCGTGCGCATTGTGCGCCAGGAATTCCGCGAAGCGGAAGAGTTGCTCGATTCACAGCCGCCGTCGCTGAGGACGGGCCTGTTGCGCGCGGCGCTGCTTCGCGCGCAATGCCGCTGCGTGGACGCGGCCCAGGTCTGGCGCGGGCAGGTGAGCGCGATCCTCGCTTCCATCGCGCAGAAGCTTGGCGAAGTTTCAAAGGGCGATCGCGTGGGGTGGGAAGTCGACGGCGACGCGGATGTGTTGTCGCGCGTGCTCGCGATTATCGCGCCGGAGTGCGATACCGCGCCGCTGCGGCTGGCCGAGCACGCGGTCTGGCCCGAACTGGACGTTTATCCGGATTTCTCCGCGGACATGGCGTGGCTTTCCAACGCGCTGGGCGAATTGGCCGACAACGAGTGTGTCGCGGACTCCGACGAGGCGGAACGCATCGCGGAGTGCGCGAAACTGCTCGGCTATCCGGACCGATTGCCGCGCCACCTCACGCGCGACGAACAGTGGTTCTGGGATGCCGCAGACCAAATCTAA
- a CDS encoding STAS domain-containing protein — translation MEIEHEIDNGIWIVTMRGRFDAPSAPEAERTLRTLLEDGMNRIVLDLSGVEYISSGGLRVIIMLTKALERVSGEMKLCGMSPFVSEVFKITNLAKRYDICGSRDEALSAFAAVS, via the coding sequence ATGGAAATTGAACACGAAATCGACAACGGTATTTGGATCGTAACGATGCGGGGCCGGTTCGATGCGCCGTCGGCGCCGGAGGCCGAGCGCACGTTGCGTACCCTGCTCGAAGATGGCATGAACCGCATCGTGTTGGACTTGTCGGGCGTCGAGTACATCAGCAGCGGCGGCTTGCGCGTGATCATCATGTTGACGAAGGCGCTCGAACGCGTCAGCGGCGAAATGAAGTTGTGCGGGATGAGCCCCTTCGTTTCGGAAGTCTTCAAGATCACCAACCTGGCGAAGCGATACGACATCTGCGGTTCGCGCGACGAGGCGCTGTCGGCCTTTGCGGCCGTATCATAG
- a CDS encoding methyl-accepting chemotaxis protein produces MGLGIQGLSLAKQFSLVIALLVGAIAVISGYGVVTLRDTATGITAMNKEVQVNGPLYGTIVDSKDALADVLPPPLYIIESYLTAYELIDAKDAEEAGRLREQMERLQSEFEAREQYWANKLQDGSLKSALTQEIPAAADQFFECVDKEFLPAITKGDSALAKQILRGELRRYYVEQRKAVDGVVGLSNAIYETTQSELDKQVAQIDATVAQEVGTSAKTYAGIAIAAVAGSVALAFLIMRSVTRRVNAIVNSLAVGAAQINSASLQVSESSQQMAAGASEQASSLEETSASLEQIASMIKQNSDNARQASGMANTARDAAHDGRVAMERMSGAIQRIKGSSDETAKIIKTIDEIAFQTNLLALNAAVEAARAGDAGKGFAVVAEEVRNLAQRSAEAARSTSSLIEESQKNADSGVSVSGEVGTKLDAIAASIEKVSQLVEEVAAASNEQSQGIGQINTAMSLMDKVTQSNAAVSEQSAAASQELNAQANELNTMVAELVALIGGSGAATAPNGRPMLGGPKRPGLPGPNGNAASAPKERRASAKVGVPARASVKKADEVIPLDDEDFGDF; encoded by the coding sequence ATGGGACTGGGCATTCAAGGACTTTCGCTGGCGAAACAGTTCAGTCTGGTGATCGCGCTGTTGGTGGGCGCGATCGCGGTCATCTCGGGGTATGGAGTTGTGACCCTGAGAGATACCGCCACGGGCATTACCGCGATGAACAAAGAAGTCCAGGTGAACGGGCCGCTGTACGGGACTATCGTGGATTCCAAGGACGCGCTCGCGGACGTGCTGCCCCCGCCGCTCTACATCATCGAGTCCTATCTGACGGCGTATGAACTGATCGATGCGAAAGACGCGGAAGAAGCGGGGCGGCTTCGGGAGCAGATGGAACGCCTTCAATCCGAGTTCGAGGCCCGGGAACAGTATTGGGCCAATAAACTACAGGATGGGTCGTTGAAGTCCGCGTTGACGCAGGAAATTCCGGCGGCAGCGGACCAGTTCTTCGAGTGTGTAGACAAGGAATTCTTGCCCGCGATTACCAAGGGAGATTCCGCACTGGCGAAGCAGATTCTCCGTGGCGAGCTCCGCAGATACTATGTCGAGCAGCGCAAGGCGGTGGACGGCGTGGTCGGGTTGAGCAACGCGATCTACGAGACGACGCAATCCGAGTTGGACAAGCAGGTCGCGCAAATCGACGCGACCGTCGCACAGGAAGTCGGTACGAGCGCGAAGACCTACGCCGGAATCGCCATCGCCGCGGTGGCCGGTTCGGTTGCATTGGCGTTTCTTATCATGCGCAGCGTGACGCGCCGCGTAAACGCCATCGTCAACTCATTGGCGGTAGGCGCCGCCCAGATTAATTCCGCGTCGCTCCAGGTGTCCGAGTCGAGCCAGCAGATGGCGGCGGGCGCGAGCGAGCAGGCATCGTCGCTCGAGGAGACTTCCGCCTCGCTCGAACAAATTGCATCGATGATCAAGCAGAACTCGGACAATGCGCGCCAGGCCAGCGGAATGGCGAACACCGCGCGTGACGCCGCGCACGACGGCCGGGTCGCGATGGAGCGTATGTCGGGGGCAATACAGAGAATCAAGGGGTCGTCGGACGAAACGGCGAAGATAATCAAGACCATCGACGAGATAGCGTTTCAGACGAACCTCCTCGCGCTGAACGCCGCGGTCGAGGCCGCGCGCGCGGGCGACGCGGGCAAAGGGTTCGCGGTCGTGGCCGAAGAAGTGCGCAACCTGGCGCAGCGCAGCGCCGAGGCGGCGCGCAGCACGTCGTCGCTGATTGAGGAGTCGCAGAAAAACGCGGACAGCGGCGTATCGGTGTCCGGCGAGGTCGGGACGAAACTCGACGCGATAGCGGCATCGATCGAGAAGGTGAGTCAATTGGTTGAAGAAGTCGCTGCGGCGAGCAACGAACAGTCGCAGGGTATCGGCCAAATCAACACGGCCATGTCGCTGATGGACAAGGTGACGCAGTCGAACGCGGCGGTGAGCGAGCAGTCCGCGGCGGCGAGCCAGGAGCTCAACGCGCAGGCGAACGAACTGAACACGATGGTGGCTGAGCTCGTTGCGCTGATTGGCGGCAGCGGCGCGGCAACGGCCCCGAATGGACGGCCGATGCTCGGCGGGCCAAAGCGCCCCGGTCTGCCTGGGCCGAATGGCAATGCCGCTTCCGCGCCCAAAGAGCGCCGCGCGTCCGCAAAGGTTGGCGTCCCCGCCAGGGCGTCGGTGAAGAAAGCGGACGAGGTCATTCCGCTCGATGACGAGGACTTCGGCGACTTCTAG
- a CDS encoding pyridoxine 5'-phosphate synthase: MIELGVNIDHVATLREARKGREPDLIAAAKICEIAGAHQITIHLRQDRRHIQDRDVAQLMDVLQVRMNLEMAAVDEIVAIALKTKPHTVCLVPENRREVTTEGGLDVASQVARLREVTKQFHDVGIKVSLFIDPELSQVDASAAVGADFVELHTGAYANADERDIVNEIDRIAESAARAIANGLIFNAGHGLTVRNLRPIASIPGLNEVNIGHSIISRAVFIGLETAVEEILAILRECSA; the protein is encoded by the coding sequence ATGATTGAACTCGGTGTCAATATCGACCACGTAGCCACGTTGCGCGAGGCGCGCAAAGGCCGCGAGCCCGACCTCATCGCGGCGGCCAAGATTTGCGAGATTGCCGGCGCACACCAGATCACGATTCACCTGCGCCAGGATCGCCGCCACATTCAGGACCGCGACGTAGCGCAATTAATGGACGTGTTGCAGGTGCGGATGAATCTCGAAATGGCGGCTGTCGACGAGATCGTCGCGATTGCGCTGAAAACAAAGCCGCATACGGTCTGCCTGGTTCCCGAAAACCGCCGCGAAGTGACGACGGAAGGCGGGTTGGACGTTGCGTCGCAGGTGGCCCGGCTGCGCGAAGTGACGAAGCAATTTCACGACGTGGGGATCAAGGTGAGTCTGTTCATCGATCCCGAGTTGTCACAGGTTGACGCGAGCGCGGCCGTTGGCGCGGATTTCGTCGAACTGCACACGGGCGCGTACGCGAACGCCGACGAGCGCGACATCGTAAATGAAATCGACCGCATCGCCGAATCGGCCGCGCGCGCCATCGCAAACGGTCTGATATTCAATGCGGGCCACGGCCTCACCGTGCGCAACCTGCGTCCGATCGCGTCCATCCCGGGGCTTAATGAAGTCAATATCGGCCACTCGATTATCTCCCGCGCGGTGTTCATCGGGCTGGAGACCGCGGTCGAGGAGATTCTCGCAATCCTGCGCGAGTGTTCGGCGTGA
- a CDS encoding tetratricopeptide repeat protein produces the protein MLRYIEKLKVDRLFARGVRRAEDGEFDGALRIFQEVAKRAPDMALAHANAGFCLYRLGKPADAIASYERARALEPEDPQHAHDIGCVYYTSGQKEKAFDCFIEALKSEPDHKEAYAALEKVRVDLNIPANDPRLAALLPAPAPPAPEPPAPAKPAAKDKAAAAPATSPDVVAALVAKGYELFEQGEFEAALSAWSKAVSLDPANAKLHNNRAAALIELGRHQEAIDACTEALRVQPGYAVAHMTRGEIYAAMGNRDAVMREYTALNAIDEELAQELIELVRGLKDQPE, from the coding sequence ATGTTGCGATATATCGAGAAACTGAAAGTCGACCGCCTGTTCGCACGCGGAGTCCGGCGCGCGGAAGACGGCGAGTTCGACGGCGCGCTGCGCATCTTTCAGGAAGTGGCCAAGCGCGCGCCGGACATGGCGCTTGCGCACGCGAACGCGGGCTTCTGCCTGTACCGGCTGGGTAAACCGGCGGACGCCATCGCCTCGTACGAACGCGCACGCGCGCTCGAACCGGAGGACCCGCAGCACGCGCACGATATCGGGTGCGTGTATTACACGAGCGGCCAGAAGGAAAAGGCGTTCGACTGTTTCATCGAGGCGCTGAAATCGGAGCCGGACCACAAGGAAGCCTACGCCGCGCTCGAGAAGGTTAGGGTCGATCTGAACATCCCCGCGAACGACCCGCGCCTTGCCGCGCTACTGCCGGCGCCGGCGCCCCCCGCGCCCGAGCCACCCGCGCCGGCGAAGCCGGCCGCGAAAGACAAGGCTGCCGCGGCGCCCGCAACCAGCCCGGACGTGGTCGCTGCCCTGGTCGCCAAAGGCTACGAATTGTTTGAGCAGGGCGAGTTCGAGGCGGCGCTCTCCGCGTGGAGCAAAGCGGTGTCACTCGATCCGGCGAACGCAAAGCTGCACAACAACCGCGCCGCGGCCCTGATCGAGTTGGGACGCCATCAGGAAGCGATCGATGCCTGCACGGAGGCCCTGCGCGTGCAGCCGGGGTACGCCGTCGCGCACATGACGCGCGGGGAGATTTACGCCGCGATGGGAAATCGCGACGCCGTGATGCGCGAGTACACCGCGTTGAATGCGATTGACGAAGAATTGGCCCAGGAGCTGATCGAGCTTGTTCGCGGCCTGAAGGACCAGCCCGAATGA
- a CDS encoding RDD family protein, whose protein sequence is MDNRTSVMTIKTPEGIVFSMQLAGPTTRFMAWVIDLAVIAVLYVMAGYAVNLLLSLGLFAFEYMQDFLSAVMYVLMFIVNIGYGIALEWFWRGQTVGKYAMRLRVIDEQGLRLQFSQIVIRNLMRTVDALPVFYLVGGIACVLSKRCQRLGDFAANTIVTYTPKIAEPDLELVLGGKYNSLRDFPHIEARLRQRVSPEEARIALQAVMRRDTLEPAARVELFAEIANRFRAIAPFPEEATLGVADEQYVRNVVDCLFRPQRDASAAQRGAA, encoded by the coding sequence ATGGACAACCGAACGAGTGTGATGACCATCAAGACGCCCGAGGGCATTGTGTTTTCAATGCAGCTCGCGGGGCCGACCACGCGATTTATGGCGTGGGTCATCGATCTGGCGGTCATCGCCGTGCTCTACGTCATGGCGGGCTATGCCGTGAACCTCCTGCTCAGCCTTGGACTTTTCGCGTTCGAGTACATGCAGGATTTCTTGAGCGCGGTCATGTATGTGCTGATGTTCATCGTCAATATCGGGTACGGGATCGCGCTCGAGTGGTTCTGGCGCGGGCAGACGGTTGGGAAATACGCGATGCGCCTGCGCGTAATCGACGAACAGGGCCTGCGGCTGCAATTCTCGCAGATCGTGATTCGCAACCTCATGCGCACGGTTGACGCGCTCCCCGTCTTCTACCTGGTGGGGGGCATCGCGTGCGTCTTGAGCAAGCGCTGCCAGCGGCTCGGCGATTTCGCGGCGAACACGATCGTGACCTACACGCCGAAAATCGCCGAACCCGACCTCGAACTCGTTCTCGGCGGGAAATACAATTCGCTTCGCGATTTCCCGCACATCGAGGCGCGTCTGCGCCAGCGGGTGTCGCCGGAAGAGGCGCGCATTGCGCTGCAGGCGGTCATGCGCCGCGACACGCTCGAGCCCGCGGCGCGCGTCGAGCTTTTTGCCGAGATCGCCAACCGGTTCCGCGCGATCGCCCCGTTCCCGGAGGAAGCCACACTCGGCGTAGCGGATGAACAGTACGTGCGCAATGTCGTCGATTGCCTGTTCCGGCCGCAGCGCGACGCCTCCGCCGCTCAACGCGGCGCGGCATGA
- the greA gene encoding transcription elongation factor GreA — protein MDKLYVSREGLEKLKDELAACKSRRMEVAAIIEHARGFGDLRENADYHAAKEEQAMLHARIRDLEDKVARAEVLDDKQVDTSKAFMGSVVRVLNTKTKKEFTYTLVSPVEADMATGKISVRSPVGEALLGKSVGESAVAIVPAGNIEFKVLDISR, from the coding sequence GTGGACAAACTATACGTATCCCGCGAGGGGCTGGAAAAGCTGAAGGACGAGTTGGCGGCGTGTAAATCGCGGCGGATGGAAGTGGCCGCGATCATCGAGCATGCCCGCGGCTTCGGCGATCTGCGGGAAAACGCGGATTACCACGCCGCGAAGGAAGAGCAGGCCATGCTCCATGCGCGCATTCGCGACCTCGAAGACAAGGTTGCGCGCGCCGAAGTCCTGGACGACAAACAGGTGGATACCAGCAAGGCGTTCATGGGTTCCGTCGTGCGCGTCCTGAACACGAAAACAAAGAAAGAGTTCACGTACACGCTTGTCAGCCCTGTCGAGGCAGACATGGCGACGGGCAAAATCAGCGTTCGTTCGCCCGTCGGTGAGGCGCTCCTGGGAAAAAGCGTAGGAGAATCGGCCGTAGCGATAGTCCCAGCGGGGAATATCGAGTTCAAGGTGTTGGATATTTCGAGGTGA